Proteins co-encoded in one Medicago truncatula cultivar Jemalong A17 chromosome 8, MtrunA17r5.0-ANR, whole genome shotgun sequence genomic window:
- the LOC11436180 gene encoding uncharacterized protein: MAKKRKSVESRLDEVDRTMYSTFCTTANSLSHLYTHAMNQQKLSFQAGERHALEKMYQWILRQQQEGMRVTTIDIVSHLQNELEYGAEESPVSPRQSIQQNSQTAIQTNFAASIPSNAFGSTVAGQGIRTGQTDQVKNSVFSNALSSPIRRSLQPYHLAQGSNPSSNVMSSGNGTRNNEMVYPSGQNRDTNSSNSSDCMDMHADSPGHDFPY, translated from the exons ATGGCGAAAAAGAGAAAATCGGTGGAGTCTCGTCTCGATGAAGTGGATCGTACCATGTACTCCACCTTCTGCACCACCGCTAATTCCCTCTCTCATCTCTATACCCACGCCATGAATCAACAAAAACTCTCCTTTCAAGCCGGTGAACGCCACGCTCTT GAGAAAATGTATCAGTGGATTCTTAGACAGCAACAAGAAGGAATGAGGGTCACTACTATTGATATTGTTTCTCACTTGCAG AATGAGCTTGAATACGGAGCAGAGGAATCACCAGTTTCTCCAAGGCAGTCAATTCAACAGAACTCCCAAACAGCAATTCAAACTAACTTCGCCGCATCCATACCATCCAATGCATTTGGAAGTACTGTTGCAGGACAGGGGATACGAACTGGGCAAACCGATCAAGTAAAGAACTCAGTATTCTCAAATGCACTCTCTAGCCCCATTCGTCGCAGCCTTCAGCCATATCATTTAGCACAGGGTAGCAATCCTTCGAGTAATGTCATGTCATCAGGGAATGGAACCCGTAACAATGAAATGGTGTATCCTAGTGGCCAGAACAGAGATACAAATTCGTCCAACTCCAGTGATTGCATGGACATGCATGCAGACAGTCCTGGTCATGATTTTCCATACTGA
- the LOC11439955 gene encoding non-classical arabinogalactan protein 30, whose amino-acid sequence MTKALAFLLLLLQLTSFSAFAEDTSDTFNDIFDFDADDDALNAFSKDSLPSPPISSSFPPPTTTCSFSPPSLTITCSFSSPPISRCLPSPPISRSFSSPSPSPSPRHQSSAPSPHHQSPAPSPHHQSTIVPAKPPTHHHPPAHSPSPLRPTPVPRSVMVVRGVVYVKSCNYSGFDTLKKATPLLGPVVKLQCNNTKYKLDETDKDGHFSLVGPKIITIYTAKQCDVVLVSAPHGLKPSNLHNGITGVILRPKRRFVSKGVPFILFGTQPLAFEPSCPH is encoded by the exons atgacCAAAGCACTAGCATTTTTGCTACTCTTATTACAACTAACCTCTTTCAGTGCATTTGCTGAAGACACTTCTGATACATTTAATGACATTTTCGATTTTGATGCTGATGACGACGCTCTCAATGCATTTTCTAAAGA CTCCCTCCCGTCACCACCAATCTCTTCCTCCTTCCCTCCACCAACAACCACATGCTCCTTCTCCCCACCATCACTCACCATCACCTGCTCCTTCTCTTCCCCACCAATCTCCCGCTGCCTCCCCTCACCACCAATTTCCCGCTCCTTCTCCTCACCATCACCTTCTCCCTCTCCTCGCCACCAATCTTCCGCTCCGTCCCCTCACCACCAATCTCCCGCTCCCTCCCCTCACCACCAATCTACCATTGTACCTGCAAAACCCCCAACCCATCACCACCCTCCCGCTCACTCGCCATCGCCATTGCGTCCCACTCCTGTCCCTAGAAGTGTCATGGTTGTTCGAGGTGTTGTTTATGTCAAATCTTGCAACTATAGTGGTTTTGACACCCTCAAGAAAGCTACACCGCTTCTTG GTCCCGTTGTGAAGCTCCAATGCAACAACACCAAGTACAAATTGGATGAGACTGATAAAGACGGACACTTTTCTCTTGTAGGCCCAAAGATCATTACCATTTATACCGCTAAGCAGTGCGACGTTGTTTTGGTCAGTGCACCACATGGCCTAAAACCCTCAAATCTCCATAATGGTATCACTGGTGTTATTCTTAGGCCAAAGAGACGATTTGTATCTAAGGGTGTTCCCTTCATTCTCTTCGGAACACAGCCACTTGCTTTTGAGCCCAGCTGCCctcattaa
- the LOC112417128 gene encoding TSL-kinase interacting protein 1 isoform X2 — translation MKTATSKDRKPVKASGKSGLKIGSVGVKNSSKKTNKLNHKTKGCDEELLANKENQHFPFKEPVGLCQEQPRKDSFLMKMRDAFKDGHNPYLELTLSGRKKISSVLRHIKKKWGSSSPAKGEPMLFPYNRMKNLSNCKRWTINDSDTTTAAVYAAVGNPAIFRLKYGWFNIQKATPIGISSMPIPCESGVQSGRTETGCNASLESLSDDRDKIEATAVDTATDVVNVISEIVAQKTDNEPADPLDNEPKESCSVQQPLMPWADCLDNISIGGLLSEASFLGKFDSKLFGSNGTSQTRHLISDSLDAFITSRNSHPPVSTPSAGPLLTSFFDAGDACNSFDLQNLSSPTDVQTDSGTKTGYSVACCQDASSYLFKLPCTDKVNDQARLSQNPSSEETQTDSLLSSCLYDGERSLGLSGIIWNDSMGPFDLGMPAKKRIGGDSVSIGELIK, via the exons ATGAAAACAGCCACATCAAAAGACAGAAAGCCGGTTAAGGCTTCTGGAAAATCCGGTCTAAAGATTGGATCCGTTGGAGTGAAAAATTCTTccaagaaaacaaataaattgaatCACAAAACAAAAG GATGCGATGAGGAATTGTTGGCTAACAAAGAGAATCAGCATTTCCCATTTAAGGAACCTGTGGGATTGTGCCAAGAACAACCTCGTAAAGATTCATTTCTCATGAAAATGAGAGATGCGTTTAAG gATGGGCATAATCCATACTTAGAACTCACACTAAGTGGTAGAAAGAAAATTTCTTCAGTTCTAAGACACATTAAAAAGAAGTGGGGAAGTTCAAGTCCAGCCAAAGGGGAGCCCATGCTTTTTCCATACAACAGAATGAAAAATCTATCTAACTGCAAAAGGTGGACAATTAATGATAGCGACACTACAACCGCAGCTGTGTATGCTGCTGTTGGAAATCCTGCAATTTTCCGGTTGAA GTATGGTTGGTTTAACATACAAAAAGCTACACCAATTGGTATATCCTCCATGCCGATTCCCTGTGAGTCGGGCGTACAGTCAGGAAGAACAGAGACAGGTTGCAATGCTAGTTTAGAGTCTTTAAGTGATGATCGGGACAAGATTGAGGCAACTGCAGTAGACACAGCAACTGACGTGGTCAATGTAATAAGTGAAATTGTGGCTCAGAAAACGGACAATGAACCTGCCGATCCTCTG GATAACGAGCCAAAAGAAAGTTGCAGCGTTCAACAGCCATTGATGCCATGGGCTGATTGTCTAGACAACATAAGCATTGGCGGCCTCCTGTCTGAAGCATCATTCCTGGGAAAGTTTGATTCAAAATTGTTTGGCAGCAATGGTACCAGTCAAACACGTCATTTAATTTCAGATTCATTGGATGCTTTTATCACCTCCCGAAATAGTCATCCTCCTGTTTCAACACCATCTGCCGGACCGTTGCTCACATCATTTTTTGATGCTGGCGATGCATGCAATTCATTTGATCTTCAAAATTTATCTTCCCCAACAGATGTGCAGACTGATAGTGGAACAAAAACAGGTTATTCCGTGGCCTGCTGTCAGGATGCATCTTCATACTTGTTTAAGCTTCCATGTACAGACAAG GTTAATGATCAAGCCAGGCTTTCACAAAATCCCTCGTCCGAGGAGACTCAAACAGACTCATTGCTTTCTTCTTGTTTGTATGATGGTGAAAGAAGTCTTGGGTTATCAGGCATCATCTGg AATGACTCTATGGGTCCTTTCGATCTTGGCATGCCAGCTAAGAAACGCATTGGCGGAGACAGTGTTAGTATCGGTGAATTAATTAAATAG
- the LOC112417128 gene encoding TSL-kinase interacting protein 1 isoform X1, whose amino-acid sequence MKTATSKDRKPVKASGKSGLKIGSVGVKNSSKKTNKLNHKTKGCDEELLANKENQHFPFKEPVGLCQEQPRKDSFLMKMRDAFKVDLYPRQTLNSSAKITLQLFPANEVIRKGLEKDGHNPYLELTLSGRKKISSVLRHIKKKWGSSSPAKGEPMLFPYNRMKNLSNCKRWTINDSDTTTAAVYAAVGNPAIFRLKYGWFNIQKATPIGISSMPIPCESGVQSGRTETGCNASLESLSDDRDKIEATAVDTATDVVNVISEIVAQKTDNEPADPLDNEPKESCSVQQPLMPWADCLDNISIGGLLSEASFLGKFDSKLFGSNGTSQTRHLISDSLDAFITSRNSHPPVSTPSAGPLLTSFFDAGDACNSFDLQNLSSPTDVQTDSGTKTGYSVACCQDASSYLFKLPCTDKVNDQARLSQNPSSEETQTDSLLSSCLYDGERSLGLSGIIWNDSMGPFDLGMPAKKRIGGDSVSIGELIK is encoded by the exons ATGAAAACAGCCACATCAAAAGACAGAAAGCCGGTTAAGGCTTCTGGAAAATCCGGTCTAAAGATTGGATCCGTTGGAGTGAAAAATTCTTccaagaaaacaaataaattgaatCACAAAACAAAAG GATGCGATGAGGAATTGTTGGCTAACAAAGAGAATCAGCATTTCCCATTTAAGGAACCTGTGGGATTGTGCCAAGAACAACCTCGTAAAGATTCATTTCTCATGAAAATGAGAGATGCGTTTAAGGTTGATCTTTATCCGAGACAAACACTCAATTCTTCTGCAAAAATCACATTACAACTTTTTCCAGCAAATGAAGTAATTCGAAAAGGACTTGAAAAG gATGGGCATAATCCATACTTAGAACTCACACTAAGTGGTAGAAAGAAAATTTCTTCAGTTCTAAGACACATTAAAAAGAAGTGGGGAAGTTCAAGTCCAGCCAAAGGGGAGCCCATGCTTTTTCCATACAACAGAATGAAAAATCTATCTAACTGCAAAAGGTGGACAATTAATGATAGCGACACTACAACCGCAGCTGTGTATGCTGCTGTTGGAAATCCTGCAATTTTCCGGTTGAA GTATGGTTGGTTTAACATACAAAAAGCTACACCAATTGGTATATCCTCCATGCCGATTCCCTGTGAGTCGGGCGTACAGTCAGGAAGAACAGAGACAGGTTGCAATGCTAGTTTAGAGTCTTTAAGTGATGATCGGGACAAGATTGAGGCAACTGCAGTAGACACAGCAACTGACGTGGTCAATGTAATAAGTGAAATTGTGGCTCAGAAAACGGACAATGAACCTGCCGATCCTCTG GATAACGAGCCAAAAGAAAGTTGCAGCGTTCAACAGCCATTGATGCCATGGGCTGATTGTCTAGACAACATAAGCATTGGCGGCCTCCTGTCTGAAGCATCATTCCTGGGAAAGTTTGATTCAAAATTGTTTGGCAGCAATGGTACCAGTCAAACACGTCATTTAATTTCAGATTCATTGGATGCTTTTATCACCTCCCGAAATAGTCATCCTCCTGTTTCAACACCATCTGCCGGACCGTTGCTCACATCATTTTTTGATGCTGGCGATGCATGCAATTCATTTGATCTTCAAAATTTATCTTCCCCAACAGATGTGCAGACTGATAGTGGAACAAAAACAGGTTATTCCGTGGCCTGCTGTCAGGATGCATCTTCATACTTGTTTAAGCTTCCATGTACAGACAAG GTTAATGATCAAGCCAGGCTTTCACAAAATCCCTCGTCCGAGGAGACTCAAACAGACTCATTGCTTTCTTCTTGTTTGTATGATGGTGAAAGAAGTCTTGGGTTATCAGGCATCATCTGg AATGACTCTATGGGTCCTTTCGATCTTGGCATGCCAGCTAAGAAACGCATTGGCGGAGACAGTGTTAGTATCGGTGAATTAATTAAATAG
- the LOC11442375 gene encoding probable serine/threonine-protein kinase At1g54610 gives MGCVVSSKYTPPRNRNRSRHVERLKDEYSNGGSSLKPIIRHNKNYSSKHSEVETKKRVVIVKTTTTSVDSAGGGEGERNDDKIQGAAVGDIFDDKSEEEKRKMKIASYEVKVGEGEWPKWLVDNISEDVLATLIRKTADSYEKLGKVGRGTYSNVYKARDKDSGKIVALKKVRFDTSDSESIKFMAREIMIIQTLDHPNIIKLEGLATSRMQYSLYLVFEYMQCDLTRVISRPGERLNEPQIKCYMQQLLLGLQHCHERGVMHRDIKASNLLINKQGVLKIADFGLANSLKIKPKGPLTNRVVTLWYRAPELLLGSIDYDYSIDIWSVGCLLAEMFVGRPIMPGRTEIEQLHMIVKLCGSPSEDYLSKMKLKTSFRTPQRYKASFEENFKDFPSSALSLLTTLLNLDSQQRGTAASALETDFFKSSPLACDLSELPVIINRGDDERSHIKRRKRRKGKKGQLSKRSASNLSLSGMIQAAEQGKTDSEQSKEEKSIGHNMLEQETGNSGSSKASSVFTNERSMNASISPVFPSSRKISPKTEGHPNALKNIKNYPLLHASILDMINPKEGNDFGQFRRSFSTLDFRLDPNKLSSLYGSNSTLDREV, from the exons ATGGGATGTGTTGTTAGTAGCAAGTATACTCCCCCTCGAAACCGAAACCGGAGCCGCCATGTTGAGAGGTTGAAAGATGAGTATTCAAACGGCGGCTCTTCACTCAAACCAATCATCAGACATAACAAGAATTATTCATCCAAGCACTCAGAAGTTGAGACTAAGAAGAGAGTTGTGATTGTGAAGACTACTACTACATCAGTTGACAGTGCTGGAGGAGGAGAAGGAGAAAGGAATGATGATAAGATACAGGGTGCAGCAGTTGGAGATATTTTTGATGATAAGTCTGAGGAGGAGAAAAGGAAGATGAAAATTGCAAGCTATGAAGTTAAAGTGGGAGAGGGTGAATGGCCAAAATGGCTAGTTGATAATATCTCTGAAGACGTTTTGGCTACTTTGATTCGTAAGACTGCTGATTCATATGAAAAACTAGGAAAG GTAGGACGTGGAACATATAGCAATGTATACAAAGCTAGAGATAAGGACAGTGGAAAGATAGTTGCTTTGAAGAAGGTAAGATTTGACACTTCAGATTCTGAAAGCATCAAGTTTATGGCAAGAGAGATTATGATAATACAAACGTTGGATCATCCAAATATCATCAAACTTGAAGGACTGGCAACATCAAGGATGCAATATAGTCTTTATCTTGTCTTTGAATACATGCAATGTGACCTTACTAGAGTTATCTCACGCCCTGGAGAAAGACTCAATGAACCACAG ATAAAATGTTACATGCAACAGCTGCTTTTGGGACTCCAGCATTGTCACGAGAGGGGAGTTATGCACCGAGATATTAAAGCTTCTAATCtgttaataaataaacaagGAGTGCTAAAAATTGCTGATTTTGGTCTTgcaaattctttaaaaattaaacctaaAGGGCCTCTTACAAATAGAGTTGTAACACTTTGGTATAGAGCTCCTGAACTTCTTTTAGGTTCAATTGATTACGATTATAGCATTGATATATGGAGTGTAGGTTGCTTGTTGGCTGAGATGTTTGTTGGAAGACCAATTATGCCCGGGAGGACTGAG ATTGAACAACTCCATATGATAGTTAAACTTTGTGGTTCACCTTCAGAGGATTACTTGTCAAAAATGAAGCTAAAGACAAGCTTCCGTACACCACAACGTTATAAAGCTAGTTTTGAAGAAAACTTTAAGGATTTCCCTTCATCTGCACTTAGTCTCTTGACTACACTTCTTAATCTTGACTCTCAACAGCGTGGCACTGCTGCCTCTGCTCTTGAAACTGAT TTCTTCAAATCTAGTCCCTTAGCATGTGACCTTTCGGAATTACCGGTGATAATTAACAGAGGCGATGATGAACGCTCACATATTAAAAGACGCAAAAG GCGCAAAGGGAAAAAGGGGCAACTATCTAAAAGAAGTGCAAGCAATTTAAGCCTGTCAGGAATGATCCAGGCGGCTGAACAAGGCAAGACAGATTCAGAACAATCAAAGGAG gaaaagagtATAGGACATAACATGCTAGAACAGGAAACAGGGAATAGTGGAAGCAGCAAAGCATCATCAGTATTTACTAACGAAAGGAGCATGAATGCATCTATATCCCCAGTTTTTCCCTCTAGCAGGAAAATATCCCCCAAAACTGAAGGTCATCCTAATGCTCTTAAGAATATAAAGAACTACCCACTCTTACATGCATCTATACTTGATATGATAAACCCCAAAGAAGGCAACGATTTTGGTCAGTTTCGTAGGTCCTTCTCGACATTGGATTTTCGGCTTGATCCAAATAAGCTATCGAGTCTCTATGGATCAAATAGTACGTTGGACCGTGAAGTTTGA
- the LOC11435572 gene encoding crossover junction endonuclease EME1B has translation MIPRLFEDGNQTTTESLTSEKMEPIILSDEDDPTTPFPVHSKKRRTSQPDPHPTVFLIDDDPTPQKQHHLPSSTPSLVVPETPFSPLFDSEIAIVKCTSAPTNASGISQMICLESDDEPENSGMGNWNENEDEARGLLSSYEPIVGNSTRTFDSIGAGSSHERFVSCGNVTQAEMSEDNPSNPTSSQAEEDPNERNMSLEQEENPNEKNMSQEQKENVDNMKSSKVSAKRANKATGKTKMAKEERSRLMEEKKLLKEQEKLKKEAMKAEAAELKKIEKEKQKWEKGKFAMKYIVAEIDAKVVESGSIGGHLLTRFAEKGLTYHITSNPISGSILWSMKVPEQISQLSTERVEIPYVLLVYEADKFCNLTVNDSIFDQLNSIRSHYPAYTVCYLTNRLFSYINKREQEKYKNPENNSCWRRPPVEEVLAKLTTNFTKIHSRQCVDEAELAEHVAGLTCSLASCQFRKKLTRLSVNANGSLVSKDSVDRNLIKKSTWLKALVAIPKVQPRFAIAIWKKYPTMKSLLSVYMDPTKSEHEKEFLLKDLMTEGLLGGDRRLGEVCSKRVFRILMAQNGSIRTDDVENGADFFER, from the exons ATGATCCCGCGCTTATTCGAAGATGGAAACCAAACCACTACAGAGTCTCTGACATCAGAAAAAATGGAACCGATCATCCTCTCCGACGAAGACGACCCCACAACACCATTCCCCGTTCATTCTAAGAAACGCAGAACCTCACAACCCGATCCACACCCTACCGTTTTCCTCATCGACGATGACCCCACTCCACAGAAGCAACATCATCTTCCTTCTTCTACACCTTCTCTCGTTGTTCCCGAGACTCCGTTCTCTCCTTTATTTGATTCCGAAATTGCAATTGTTAAATGTACTTCCGCTCCTACAAATGCATCAG GAATTAGTCAAATGATATGTTTGGAATCAGATGATGAACCTGAAAATTCTGGAATGGGAAATTGGAATGAGAATGAGGATGAAGCGAGGGGGTTATTGTCTTCATATGAACCAATTGTTGGAAATTCGACAAGGACTTTTGATTCGATTGGGGCTGGAAGTTCTCATG AGAGATTTGTTTCGTGTGGAAATGTTACTCAAGCTGAAATGTCCGAGGACAATCCTTCAAATCCAACCTCCTCACAAGCG GAAGAGGATCCTAATGAGAGAAATATGAGCCTGGAGCAGGAAGAGAATCCTAATGAGAAAAACATGAGCCAGGAGCAGAAAGAGAATGTTGACAACATGAAAAGTTCTAAAGTCTCCGCAAAGAGGGCAAACAAGGCAACTGGAAAAACAAAGATggcaaaagaagaaagaagtcGTTTGATGGAAGAAAAGAAACTACTGAAGGAA CAAGAGAAGTTAAAAAAAGAAGCTATGAAGGCTGAAGCTGCAGAActgaaaaaaattgagaaagaaaagCAAAAGTGGGAAAAAGGGAAGTTTGCAATGAAATATATTGTTGCAGAAATAGATGCAAAGGTAGTTGAATCAGGGTCAATCGGAG GCCATTTGCTTACTAGGTTTGCTGAAAAAGGGCTTACTTACCATATTACATCAAATCCTATCTCAGGATCAATTTTATGGTCTATGAAAGTTCCTGAACAAATTTCACAG CTTTCCACTGAACGAGTTGAGATTCCATATGTCTTGCTAGTTTATGAGGCCGACAAGTTTTGTAACCTCACCGTGAATGACTCTATTTTTGATCAGCTCAACAGCATTCGAAGTCATTATCCAGCTTATACTGTTTGTTACCTCACAAACAGGTTATTTTCTTACATTAATAAAAG GGAGCAGGAAAAATACAAGAACCCTGAAAACAATAGTTGTTGGAGACGTCCACCTGTTGAGGAG GTGCTTGCAAAACTAACGACTAATTTCACCAAAATACATTCCAGGCAGTGTGTAGATGAGGCTGAACTGGCTGAACATGTTGCTGGTTTGACATGCAGTCTGGCGTCTTGTCAGTTTAG AAAGAAATTAACCCGGTTATCTGTAAATGCAAATGGATCTCTCGTTTCAAAGGATAGTGTTGACCGGAATTTAATAAAGAAATCCACGTG GTTAAAAGCTTTGGTTGCCATCCCAAAGGTACAACCACGATTCGCAATTGCTATTTGGAAAAAATACCCAACCATGAAGTCTCTGTTAAGTGTTTATATGGATCCAACTAAATCG GAGCACGAGAAGGAATTTTTACTTAAAGACTTGATGACAGAAGGTTTGCTTGGTGGTGACAGAAGGTTAGGTGAGGTTTGCTCAAAGCGAGTGTTTAGAATTCTAATGGCTCAAAATGGATCCATCAGAACAGATGATGTCGAGAATGGTGCTGATTTCTTTGAGCGTTAA